From Haemorhous mexicanus isolate bHaeMex1 chromosome 2, bHaeMex1.pri, whole genome shotgun sequence, the proteins below share one genomic window:
- the NFKBIZ gene encoding NF-kappa-B inhibitor zeta isoform X1, which yields MIVESSRDAAPDGGDGGALSSPINLAYFYGASPHSSEGSCSPAHSSAPGSPGSDSDLSVSSRGGGRRDPRGGPRPALQVEQHMGGGKQHRGPFQGVRVKNSVKELLLHFRSSKQMSSGPATEENKAQGGLVNYEPYTELKSILGHSGKRKAPELLSDGPSFKRQANVHPHLLTPPQTPTSMDSMEETHKSDPKHESSSDLLQNIINIKNESSPISLNTVQVSWLHSVSSHGSPAEQYQDSPGTQAFSPSQKYQVFQDHTSQHMLDPPEHYQFPASHSQDLAQSYPSDASLDYRPFVASDQSPAYQQNTFGSHELPYCPSQSFSSLLNDSEGSDSISAPLQPLSSAHPQAEAAPHTPNFSLLSSNLCGSLERSVSLATLNVSLPDQNVSRSTTQLGKSFFQWQVEQEENKLANISQDQFLAKDADGDTFLHIAVAQGRRALSYVLARKMAALHMLDIKEHNGQSAFQVAVAANQHLIVQDLVSLGAQVNTTDCWGRTPLHVCAEKGHAQVLQAIQKGAMGSNQYVDLEATNYDGLTALHCAVLAHNAVLHELQNCQPPHSPEVQELLLRNKSLVETIKILIQMGASVEAKDRKSGRSALHLAAEEANLELIRLFLELPNYLSFVNAKAYNGNTALHVAASLQYRVSQLDAVRLLMRKGADPSARNLENEQPVHLVPDGLVGEQVKNSQQPSPSICPCPHKSCVLLQNFL from the exons ATGATCGTGGAGAGCAGCCGGGACGCGGCGCCCGATGGCGGCGACGGTGGCGCCCTCAGCAGCCCCATCAACCTCGCCTACTTCTACGGGGCCTCGCCCCACTCCAGCGAGGGGAGCTGCTCGCCGGCGCACTCCTCCGCCCCGGGCTCGCCGGGATCCGACTCGGACCTCTCGGTGAGCAgccgcggcggcggccggaGGGACCCCCggggcggcccccgccccgCACTGCAAG TTGAACAACACATGGGGgggggaaagcagcacagaggacCTTTCCAGGGGGTCCGTGTGAAGAACTCCGTGaaggagctcctgctgcacttCAGGAGCAGCAAGCAGATGTCCTCGGGTCCCGCCACCGAGGAAAACAAG GCACAAGGAGGATTGGTGAACTACGAACCATACACAG aACTGAAGAGCATACTGGGCCACAGTGGCAAAAGAAAGGCTCCTGAACTCCTTTCTGATGGACCTTCTTTCAAACGCCAAGCGAATGTTCACCCACATCTCCTG ACCCCACCCCAGACACCAACTTCTATGGATAGCATGGAGGAGACCCATAAAAGTGACCCAAAGCACGAGAGCAGTTCTGATCTTCTTCAGAACATTATAAACATCAAGAACGAGTCGAGCCCCATTTCCCTGAACACAGTGCAGGTGAGCTGGTTGCACTCAGTCTCCAGCCACGGCTCTCCTGCTGAGCAGTACCAGGACAGCCCGGGAACACAGGCTTTCTCCCCGTCCCAGAAGTACCAAGTATTCCAAGACCACACCAGCCAGCATATGCTTGATCCACCAGAGCATTACCAGTTCCCTGCGTCCCATAGCCAAGATTTGGCACAGAGTTATCCTTCAGATGCCTCCCTGGACTACAGGCCATTTGTTGCCAGTGACCAGTCTCCTGCCTACCAGCAGAACACCTTTGGGAGCCATGAGCTGCCGTACTGCCCGTCACAGAgcttctcttccctcctgaACGACTCGGAAGGCTCGGACAGCatctctgctcccctccagccGCTGAGCAGTGCCCACCCGCAGGCCGAGGCTGCCCCTCACACCCCCAACTTCAGCTTGCTTTCCAGCAATCTCTGTGGTAGTCTGGAGCGCAGCGTCTCTTTGGCTACTCTGAACGTCTCGCTGCCTGACCAAAACGTCTCCAGGAGCACGACGCAGCTGGGCAAGTCATTTTTTCAGTGGCAAGTGGAACAGGAGGAGAACAAACTGGCTAACATCTCTCAAGACCAGTTCCTGGCAAAGGATGCCGATGGAGACAC cttcctccaCATTGCTGTGGCCCAGGGGCGTCGAGCACTCTCCTATGTTCTTGCAAGGAAGATGGCTGCCCTGCACATGCTGGATATTAAAGAGCACAATGGCCAG AGTGCTTTCCAGGTTGCTGTGGCTGCCAATCAGCATCTCATTGTGCAGGACCTGGTTAGCTTGGGGGCTCAAGTGAACACCACAGACTGCTGGGGCAGGACGCCGCTGCATGTCTGCGCTGAGAAGGGGCATGCCCAGGTCCTCCAG GCAATCCAAAAGGGAGCTATGGGAAGCAATCAGTATGTGGACCTTGAGGCAACAAACTATGATG GTTTGACAGCATTGCACTGTGCAGTTCTGGCCCATAATGCTGTGCTGCATGAACTGCAGAACTGTCAGCCACCTCACTCCCCTGAGGTCCAGGAGCTTCTGCTGAGAAACAAGAGCCTGGTAGAAACCATCAAGATCCTGATACAGATGGGAGCCTCTGTTGAAGCGAAA GATCGCAAAAGTGGTCGCTCCGCTTTACATTTGGCAGCAGAAGAAGCGAACCTGGAGCTCATTCGTCTCTTTTTGGAGCTGCCCAACTATCTCTCTTTTGTTAATGCAAAG GCTTATAATGGCAACACAGCCCTGCACGTGGCTGCCAGCCTGCAGTACCGCGTGAGCCAGCTGGACGCTGTGCGCCTGCTCATGCGCAAGGGAGCCGATCCCAGTGCCAGGAACCTGGAGAATGAGCAGCCAGTTCATCTGGTTCCTGATGGCCTTGTAGGGGAACAGGTAAAAAATTCACAACAGCCTTCTCCTTCcatctgtccctgtccccacaaaAGCTGTGTTCTACTCCAGAACTTTCTTTGA
- the NFKBIZ gene encoding NF-kappa-B inhibitor zeta isoform X2 produces the protein MIVESSRDAAPDGGDGGALSSPINLAYFYGASPHSSEGSCSPAHSSAPGSPGSDSDLSVSSRGGGRRDPRGGPRPALQVEQHMGGGKQHRGPFQGVRVKNSVKELLLHFRSSKQMSSGPATEENKAQGGLVNYEPYTELKSILGHSGKRKAPELLSDGPSFKRQANVHPHLLTPPQTPTSMDSMEETHKSDPKHESSSDLLQNIINIKNESSPISLNTVQVSWLHSVSSHGSPAEQYQDSPGTQAFSPSQKYQVFQDHTSQHMLDPPEHYQFPASHSQDLAQSYPSDASLDYRPFVASDQSPAYQQNTFGSHELPYCPSQSFSSLLNDSEGSDSISAPLQPLSSAHPQAEAAPHTPNFSLLSSNLCGSLERSVSLATLNVSLPDQNVSRSTTQLGKSFFQWQVEQEENKLANISQDQFLAKDADGDTFLHIAVAQGRRALSYVLARKMAALHMLDIKEHNGQSAFQVAVAANQHLIVQDLVSLGAQVNTTDCWGRTPLHVCAEKGHAQVLQAIQKGAMGSNQYVDLEATNYDGLTALHCAVLAHNAVLHELQNCQPPHSPEVQELLLRNKSLVETIKILIQMGASVEAKDRKSGRSALHLAAEEANLELIRLFLELPNYLSFVNAKAYNGNTALHVAASLQYRVSQLDAVRLLMRKGADPSARNLENEQPVHLVPDGLVGEQIRRILKGKAIQQRVSPF, from the exons ATGATCGTGGAGAGCAGCCGGGACGCGGCGCCCGATGGCGGCGACGGTGGCGCCCTCAGCAGCCCCATCAACCTCGCCTACTTCTACGGGGCCTCGCCCCACTCCAGCGAGGGGAGCTGCTCGCCGGCGCACTCCTCCGCCCCGGGCTCGCCGGGATCCGACTCGGACCTCTCGGTGAGCAgccgcggcggcggccggaGGGACCCCCggggcggcccccgccccgCACTGCAAG TTGAACAACACATGGGGgggggaaagcagcacagaggacCTTTCCAGGGGGTCCGTGTGAAGAACTCCGTGaaggagctcctgctgcacttCAGGAGCAGCAAGCAGATGTCCTCGGGTCCCGCCACCGAGGAAAACAAG GCACAAGGAGGATTGGTGAACTACGAACCATACACAG aACTGAAGAGCATACTGGGCCACAGTGGCAAAAGAAAGGCTCCTGAACTCCTTTCTGATGGACCTTCTTTCAAACGCCAAGCGAATGTTCACCCACATCTCCTG ACCCCACCCCAGACACCAACTTCTATGGATAGCATGGAGGAGACCCATAAAAGTGACCCAAAGCACGAGAGCAGTTCTGATCTTCTTCAGAACATTATAAACATCAAGAACGAGTCGAGCCCCATTTCCCTGAACACAGTGCAGGTGAGCTGGTTGCACTCAGTCTCCAGCCACGGCTCTCCTGCTGAGCAGTACCAGGACAGCCCGGGAACACAGGCTTTCTCCCCGTCCCAGAAGTACCAAGTATTCCAAGACCACACCAGCCAGCATATGCTTGATCCACCAGAGCATTACCAGTTCCCTGCGTCCCATAGCCAAGATTTGGCACAGAGTTATCCTTCAGATGCCTCCCTGGACTACAGGCCATTTGTTGCCAGTGACCAGTCTCCTGCCTACCAGCAGAACACCTTTGGGAGCCATGAGCTGCCGTACTGCCCGTCACAGAgcttctcttccctcctgaACGACTCGGAAGGCTCGGACAGCatctctgctcccctccagccGCTGAGCAGTGCCCACCCGCAGGCCGAGGCTGCCCCTCACACCCCCAACTTCAGCTTGCTTTCCAGCAATCTCTGTGGTAGTCTGGAGCGCAGCGTCTCTTTGGCTACTCTGAACGTCTCGCTGCCTGACCAAAACGTCTCCAGGAGCACGACGCAGCTGGGCAAGTCATTTTTTCAGTGGCAAGTGGAACAGGAGGAGAACAAACTGGCTAACATCTCTCAAGACCAGTTCCTGGCAAAGGATGCCGATGGAGACAC cttcctccaCATTGCTGTGGCCCAGGGGCGTCGAGCACTCTCCTATGTTCTTGCAAGGAAGATGGCTGCCCTGCACATGCTGGATATTAAAGAGCACAATGGCCAG AGTGCTTTCCAGGTTGCTGTGGCTGCCAATCAGCATCTCATTGTGCAGGACCTGGTTAGCTTGGGGGCTCAAGTGAACACCACAGACTGCTGGGGCAGGACGCCGCTGCATGTCTGCGCTGAGAAGGGGCATGCCCAGGTCCTCCAG GCAATCCAAAAGGGAGCTATGGGAAGCAATCAGTATGTGGACCTTGAGGCAACAAACTATGATG GTTTGACAGCATTGCACTGTGCAGTTCTGGCCCATAATGCTGTGCTGCATGAACTGCAGAACTGTCAGCCACCTCACTCCCCTGAGGTCCAGGAGCTTCTGCTGAGAAACAAGAGCCTGGTAGAAACCATCAAGATCCTGATACAGATGGGAGCCTCTGTTGAAGCGAAA GATCGCAAAAGTGGTCGCTCCGCTTTACATTTGGCAGCAGAAGAAGCGAACCTGGAGCTCATTCGTCTCTTTTTGGAGCTGCCCAACTATCTCTCTTTTGTTAATGCAAAG GCTTATAATGGCAACACAGCCCTGCACGTGGCTGCCAGCCTGCAGTACCGCGTGAGCCAGCTGGACGCTGTGCGCCTGCTCATGCGCAAGGGAGCCGATCCCAGTGCCAGGAACCTGGAGAATGAGCAGCCAGTTCATCTGGTTCCTGATGGCCTTGTAGGGGAACAG ataAGACGTATCCTCAAAGGGAAGGCGATTCAGCAGAGAGTGTCGCCGTTTTAG
- the NFKBIZ gene encoding NF-kappa-B inhibitor zeta isoform X3: protein MGGGKQHRGPFQGVRVKNSVKELLLHFRSSKQMSSGPATEENKAQGGLVNYEPYTELKSILGHSGKRKAPELLSDGPSFKRQANVHPHLLTPPQTPTSMDSMEETHKSDPKHESSSDLLQNIINIKNESSPISLNTVQVSWLHSVSSHGSPAEQYQDSPGTQAFSPSQKYQVFQDHTSQHMLDPPEHYQFPASHSQDLAQSYPSDASLDYRPFVASDQSPAYQQNTFGSHELPYCPSQSFSSLLNDSEGSDSISAPLQPLSSAHPQAEAAPHTPNFSLLSSNLCGSLERSVSLATLNVSLPDQNVSRSTTQLGKSFFQWQVEQEENKLANISQDQFLAKDADGDTFLHIAVAQGRRALSYVLARKMAALHMLDIKEHNGQSAFQVAVAANQHLIVQDLVSLGAQVNTTDCWGRTPLHVCAEKGHAQVLQAIQKGAMGSNQYVDLEATNYDGLTALHCAVLAHNAVLHELQNCQPPHSPEVQELLLRNKSLVETIKILIQMGASVEAKDRKSGRSALHLAAEEANLELIRLFLELPNYLSFVNAKAYNGNTALHVAASLQYRVSQLDAVRLLMRKGADPSARNLENEQPVHLVPDGLVGEQVKNSQQPSPSICPCPHKSCVLLQNFL from the exons ATGGGGgggggaaagcagcacagaggacCTTTCCAGGGGGTCCGTGTGAAGAACTCCGTGaaggagctcctgctgcacttCAGGAGCAGCAAGCAGATGTCCTCGGGTCCCGCCACCGAGGAAAACAAG GCACAAGGAGGATTGGTGAACTACGAACCATACACAG aACTGAAGAGCATACTGGGCCACAGTGGCAAAAGAAAGGCTCCTGAACTCCTTTCTGATGGACCTTCTTTCAAACGCCAAGCGAATGTTCACCCACATCTCCTG ACCCCACCCCAGACACCAACTTCTATGGATAGCATGGAGGAGACCCATAAAAGTGACCCAAAGCACGAGAGCAGTTCTGATCTTCTTCAGAACATTATAAACATCAAGAACGAGTCGAGCCCCATTTCCCTGAACACAGTGCAGGTGAGCTGGTTGCACTCAGTCTCCAGCCACGGCTCTCCTGCTGAGCAGTACCAGGACAGCCCGGGAACACAGGCTTTCTCCCCGTCCCAGAAGTACCAAGTATTCCAAGACCACACCAGCCAGCATATGCTTGATCCACCAGAGCATTACCAGTTCCCTGCGTCCCATAGCCAAGATTTGGCACAGAGTTATCCTTCAGATGCCTCCCTGGACTACAGGCCATTTGTTGCCAGTGACCAGTCTCCTGCCTACCAGCAGAACACCTTTGGGAGCCATGAGCTGCCGTACTGCCCGTCACAGAgcttctcttccctcctgaACGACTCGGAAGGCTCGGACAGCatctctgctcccctccagccGCTGAGCAGTGCCCACCCGCAGGCCGAGGCTGCCCCTCACACCCCCAACTTCAGCTTGCTTTCCAGCAATCTCTGTGGTAGTCTGGAGCGCAGCGTCTCTTTGGCTACTCTGAACGTCTCGCTGCCTGACCAAAACGTCTCCAGGAGCACGACGCAGCTGGGCAAGTCATTTTTTCAGTGGCAAGTGGAACAGGAGGAGAACAAACTGGCTAACATCTCTCAAGACCAGTTCCTGGCAAAGGATGCCGATGGAGACAC cttcctccaCATTGCTGTGGCCCAGGGGCGTCGAGCACTCTCCTATGTTCTTGCAAGGAAGATGGCTGCCCTGCACATGCTGGATATTAAAGAGCACAATGGCCAG AGTGCTTTCCAGGTTGCTGTGGCTGCCAATCAGCATCTCATTGTGCAGGACCTGGTTAGCTTGGGGGCTCAAGTGAACACCACAGACTGCTGGGGCAGGACGCCGCTGCATGTCTGCGCTGAGAAGGGGCATGCCCAGGTCCTCCAG GCAATCCAAAAGGGAGCTATGGGAAGCAATCAGTATGTGGACCTTGAGGCAACAAACTATGATG GTTTGACAGCATTGCACTGTGCAGTTCTGGCCCATAATGCTGTGCTGCATGAACTGCAGAACTGTCAGCCACCTCACTCCCCTGAGGTCCAGGAGCTTCTGCTGAGAAACAAGAGCCTGGTAGAAACCATCAAGATCCTGATACAGATGGGAGCCTCTGTTGAAGCGAAA GATCGCAAAAGTGGTCGCTCCGCTTTACATTTGGCAGCAGAAGAAGCGAACCTGGAGCTCATTCGTCTCTTTTTGGAGCTGCCCAACTATCTCTCTTTTGTTAATGCAAAG GCTTATAATGGCAACACAGCCCTGCACGTGGCTGCCAGCCTGCAGTACCGCGTGAGCCAGCTGGACGCTGTGCGCCTGCTCATGCGCAAGGGAGCCGATCCCAGTGCCAGGAACCTGGAGAATGAGCAGCCAGTTCATCTGGTTCCTGATGGCCTTGTAGGGGAACAGGTAAAAAATTCACAACAGCCTTCTCCTTCcatctgtccctgtccccacaaaAGCTGTGTTCTACTCCAGAACTTTCTTTGA